A genomic segment from Fibrobacterota bacterium encodes:
- a CDS encoding RNA polymerase sigma factor, whose product MTTLDVLHASSESVNKSQTDKDQLLNELFRKYQRKVTYVCYGYMKDWDDAREMAQEAFIRAYRGLDSFEGRSHLMTWITRIAINQCLSRLAARGREKLGLLNFLSDRENEEAEDRWEEPCSRVAVGRLIEFADPVTRKVLGLVMHQGLTHSQIATTLGVSRVAVTRRLTRFKRKVQGKVGCLV is encoded by the coding sequence ATGACAACCTTAGACGTGCTGCATGCAAGCTCCGAATCGGTAAACAAGAGTCAAACGGACAAGGACCAGCTGTTGAACGAGCTCTTCCGTAAATACCAACGGAAAGTGACCTATGTCTGCTATGGCTATATGAAGGACTGGGACGACGCCCGGGAGATGGCCCAAGAGGCCTTCATCCGCGCCTACCGGGGGCTGGACAGCTTCGAAGGGCGCAGCCATCTCATGACTTGGATCACCCGTATCGCCATCAACCAGTGCCTAAGCCGTTTGGCCGCGCGCGGCCGGGAAAAGCTGGGCCTATTGAATTTCCTGTCCGATCGGGAGAACGAGGAGGCCGAAGACAGGTGGGAAGAGCCGTGCTCCCGGGTGGCCGTGGGGCGTCTGATCGAATTCGCCGACCCGGTAACACGTAAGGTACTGGGGCTGGTGATGCATCAGGGGTTGACGCACTCCCAGATCGCGACCACCTTGGGGGTATCCCGCGTGGCGGTCACCCGCAGGCTTACCCGCTTTAAGCGCAAGGTCCAGGGCAAGGTGGGCTGCCTGGTTTGA